A single window of Salvia splendens isolate huo1 chromosome 6, SspV2, whole genome shotgun sequence DNA harbors:
- the LOC121809730 gene encoding protein GIGANTEA-like isoform X1 gives MLVCLLCSDKEVCLQMATSNEKWIDNVQFSSLFSPPPNDAQQHHAQVSSYVEMLISEQFHQDLEEVIRGRYPCNEKTLFDDVLAALVVHHPDQGSTVIVPIISCIIDGLLEYHSTNPPFPSFISLVRPDSNVDSEELVLAYGEILRILTHYNRPVYRRHTKGSSTSSTESCSGSCSRPLSPWITDMLLQAPQRIRTHYFRWCGGVAGTYAPTQLKQASTGRHHVLMTSTPIWAVANGTAVILSVCDEEVARYQTATLTEAAVQAVLLPPETAPKDEHPIADLPALEPYACLFHQYYTSSSPSVTQRLLMELLEAPPSWAPCALEAAVQLVELLRAADHQASDNKLPRNWMCLHFLRAIGNAMSMEGQIAADAAAALLFRILSQPSLLFPLQSQTDEPRELPTAEEIASMLCANGLEVERRICLIWEAAYGLIPLTSSSTDLSIIVAATSLQPPILSWNLYIPLLKVLEHLPRGSPSESSLMKIFVATVKAILSRTFLPESCKEQIQRTRNAYKTLVVCELRTIVHSLFLGSCASVELASRLLFAVLTVCVSHEAELGGSRRRGAEEVEKLASKQGPIAAFVSYVVAAVCALSCELHTYTLISYQLDASAKCRSIDHTRRILAVLEALISSELSSIGTSCSYTSDEIVVTVMVAAHVYDLFRRSKACKKALSLMMRRKWDKEIRSRASSLFKLIDVQCKSVASIAERAGSLEDWLLYGVSSPFQGKKRKKNAGCFHFGSGQASSLLCENVAGSEALCICEKAESNFSTGFNCSRQALRSILAEKQQLCFLVVSLLWYTLIVSPEIQPRAESSSAQQGWRKVVDALCNVVSASPAKAAIAVVVQASNELRPWTVEDEDHGQKTWRINERVVKVITELMKSHENIQSLMIMASSSELLLRATDGILIDEGASTLAQLEVLEAAARAVHPMLRWGDPGLAVAEGVVDVLKTYNVQCRLDATARCISHPRARVRSLSNSVLHTLVHVGSRCKPSATGIVGMKDAVDKCLELETRRRLEAGLPVNFVQAIAKELSCCTISS, from the exons ATGCTTGTGTGCTTGCTTTGTTCAGATAAAGAAGTTTGTTTACAAATGGCAACTTCAAATGAGAAGTGGATTGACAATGTCCAGTTTTCTTCCTTGTTCTCCCCACCTCCAAATGATGCACAGCAACACCAT GCTCAAGTTAGTAGCTATGTGGAGATGCTCATCTCAGAACAATTCCATCAGGATTTAGAGGAG GTGATTCGAGGCCGGTATCCGTGTAATGAGAAAACACTATTTGATGATGTTTTAG CAGCATTGGTTGTTCACCACCCAGACCAGGGCTCTACTGTCATTGTGCCCATCATATCGTGCATCATCGATGGCTTGCTCGAATACCACAGCACCAACCCTCCCTTCCCTTCTTTCATCTCCCTCGTCCGCCCTGACAGCAAT GTGGATTCCGAGGAGTTGGTCCTTGCATACGGGGAGATACTTCGAATCTTGACTCATTACAACAGACCAGTTTACAGGAGACACACCAAGGGTTCATCAACTTCATCCACAGAATCTTGTTCTGGTTCGTGCTCGAGGCCATTGTCACCCTGGATCACTGACATGTTGCTCCAAGCACCTCAACGTATCCGGACTCATTACTTCCGTTG GTGTGGAGGCGTGGCCGGGACATACGCACCTACACAGCTCAAACAGGCTTCCACTG GGAGGCATCATGTGCTCATGACATCCACTCCGATATGGGCAGTTGCTAACGGCACTGCAGTTATACTCAGCGTATGCGACGAAGAAGTTGCTCGTTACCAGACTGCTACGCTGACAGAAGCTGCTGTCCAAGCAGTCTTGCTTCCACCTGAAACAGCCCCTAAGGACGAGCATCCCATAGCCGACCTACCAGCTCTCGAGCCATACGCATGCCTCTTTCATCA ATACTACACGAGTTCAAGCCCGAGCGTGACCCAAAGGCTGCTTATGGAGCTGCTCGAAGCTCCACCATCATGGGCTCCTTGCGCACTCGAAGCAGCTGTGCAACTAGTGGAACTCCTTAGAGCAGCAGACCACCAAGCCTCAGACAACAAG CTTCCGAGGAATTGGATGTGCCTGCATTTCCTTCGTGCAATCGGAAATGCAATGTCCATGGAAGGCCAAATTGCTGCAGACGCTGCTGCTGCTTTACTGTTTCGGATACTCTCCCAACCTTCTTTACTCTTTCCTTTACAAAGCCAAACTGATGAG CCAAGAGAGTTACCTACGGCAGAAGAGATTGCATCGATGCTTTGTGCGAACGGCCTTGAGGTGGAGCGGAGAATATGCTTGATATGGGAAGCTGCTTATGGTTTGATCCCTCTAACTTCCTCCTCTACGGATCTCTCCATAATCGTGGCCGCGACTTCTCTGCAGCCGCCTATACTATCATGGAACTTGTACATTCCCCTTCTCAAAGTACTCGAGCATCTACCTCGTGGAAGTCCCTCCGAGAGCTCTCTGATGAAGATATTTGTCGCTACTGTCAAAGCAATCCTGAGTAGAACATTCCTGCCCGAGTCATGTAAAGAGCAGATTCAGAGAACAAGAAATGCGTACAAGACTCTAGTCGTTTGTGAGCTTCGAACAATAGTCCATTCTCTGTTCTTGGGGTCGTGTGCTTCTGTGGAGCTCGCTTCCCGCCTTCTCTTTGCTGTGCTGACTGTCTGCGTGAGTCATGAAGCAGAGCTCGGTGGCAGCAGGAGACGTGGAGCTGAGGAAGTCGAAAAATTGGCTAGTAAACAAGGGCCTATAGCAGCATTTGTTTCATATGTCGTTGCTGCTGTCTGCGCTCTCTCGTGTGAGCTACATACATACACTCTCATTTCATACCAGTTAGATGCCAGTGCCAAATGTAGGTCCATTGATCACACGCGACGAATACTAGCAGTTTTGGAAGCACTCATTTCTTCCGAACTCTCTAGTATTGGCACATCATGCAGCTATACCTCTGATGAGATAGTGGTCACTGTGATGGTTGCAGCTCACGTTTACGATCTATTTAGACGTTCCAAGGCCTGCAAGAAGGCTCTTTCGCTCATGATGAGGCGCAAGTGGGACAAGGAGATTCGTTCCCGAGCATCTTCCCTCTTCAAACTGATTGATGTCCAATGTAAATCTGTTGCATCCATAGCCGAGAGAGCAGGATCGTTGGAGGACTGGCTACTGTACGGGGTGTCTTCCCCTTTTCAGGGGAAGAAACGCAAGAAGAATGCTGGCTGTTTTCACTTTGGATCCGGCCAGGCATCTTCTTTGTTGTGTGAAAATGTAGCAGGTTCTGAGGCTTTGTGCATATGTGAGAAGGCTGAATCTAATTTTTCGACTGGCTTTAACTGCAGCAGGCAGGCTCTTAGATCCATCCTCGCGGAGAAACAGCAACTGTGCTTCTTGGTGGTTTCTTTGCTGTGGTACACCTTGATTGTATCACCTGAAATCCAGCCGAGAGCTGAGAGTTCGTCTGCGCAGCAAGGATGGAGGAAG GTGGTGGATGCTCTATGCAACGTCGTCTCAGCATCGCCAGCAAAAGCTGCAATCGCTGTCGTTGTTCAGGCAAGCAACGAATTGAGGCCTTGGACTGTTGAAGACGAAGATCATGGACAAAAGACGTGGAGAATCAACGAGAGAGTAGTGAAAGTGATTACTGAACTAATGAAAAGCCATGAGAATATACAGTCATTGATGATCATGGCTAGTTCGTCCGAGCTTCTCCTCCGAGCAACTGATGGAATCCTGATCGATGAAGGAGCATCCACATTGGCTCAACTCGAGGTGCTGGAAGCTGCAGCTAGAGCAGTTCACCCGATGCTCAGATGGGGGGATCCCGGATTGGCAGTGGCGGAGGGTGTTGTAGACGTACTGAAG ACTTATAATGTGCAGTGCCGCCTTGATGCAACTGCTCGTTGCATTTCCCATCCGAGGGCTCGTGTTCGATCCCTCAGCAACTCTGTGCTCCACACACTGGTGCACGTTGGCTCAAGGTGCAAACCCTCAGCTACAGGCATCGTTGGGATGAAAGACGCCGTGGACAAGtgtttggagttggaaactcgtAGGCGGCTCGAGGCAGGCTTGCCGGTGAACTTCGTCCAAGCCATTGCAAAGGAATTAAGCTGTTGCACCATATCCTCTTGA
- the LOC121809730 gene encoding protein GIGANTEA-like isoform X2 has translation MLVCLLCSDKEVCLQMATSNEKWIDNVQFSSLFSPPPNDAQQHHAQVSSYVEMLISEQFHQDLEEVIRGRYPCNEKTLFDDVLAALVVHHPDQGSTVIVPIISCIIDGLLEYHSTNPPFPSFISLVRPDSNVDSEELVLAYGEILRILTHYNRPVYRRHTKGSSTSSTESCSGSCSRPLSPWITDMLLQAPQRIRTHYFRWCGGVAGTYAPTQLKQASTGRHHVLMTSTPIWAVANGTAVILSVCDEEVARYQTATLTEAAVQAVLLPPETAPKDEHPIADLPALEPYACLFHQYYTSSSPSVTQRLLMELLEAPPSWAPCALEAAVQLVELLRAADHQASDNKLPRNWMCLHFLRAIGNAMSMEGQIAADAAAALLFRILSQPSLLFPLQSQTDEPRELPTAEEIASMLCANGLEVERRICLIWEAAYGLIPLTSSSTDLSIIVAATSLQPPILSWNLYIPLLKVLEHLPRGSPSESSLMKIFVATVKAILSRTFLPESCKEQIQRTRNAYKTLVVCELRTIVHSLFLGSCASVELASRLLFAVLTVCVSHEAELGGSRRRGAEEVEKLASKQGPIAAFVSYVVAAVCALSCELHTYTLISYQLDASAKCRSIDHTRRILAVLEALISSELSSIGTSCSYTSDEIVVTVMVAAHVYDLFRRSKACKKALSLMMRRKWDKEIRSRASSLFKLIDVQCKSVASIAERAGSLEDWLLYGVSSPFQGKKRKKNAGCFHFGSGQASSLLCENVAGSEALCICEKAESNFSTGFNCSRQALRSILAEKQQLCFLVVSLLWYTLIVSPEIQPRAESSSAQQGWRKVVDALCNVVSASPAKAAIAVVVQASNELRPWTVEDEDHGQKTWRINERVVKVITELMKSHENIQSLMIMASSSELLLRATDGILIDEGASTLAQLEVLEAAARAVHPMLRWGDPGLAVAEGVVDVLKCRLDATARCISHPRARVRSLSNSVLHTLVHVGSRCKPSATGIVGMKDAVDKCLELETRRRLEAGLPVNFVQAIAKELSCCTISS, from the exons ATGCTTGTGTGCTTGCTTTGTTCAGATAAAGAAGTTTGTTTACAAATGGCAACTTCAAATGAGAAGTGGATTGACAATGTCCAGTTTTCTTCCTTGTTCTCCCCACCTCCAAATGATGCACAGCAACACCAT GCTCAAGTTAGTAGCTATGTGGAGATGCTCATCTCAGAACAATTCCATCAGGATTTAGAGGAG GTGATTCGAGGCCGGTATCCGTGTAATGAGAAAACACTATTTGATGATGTTTTAG CAGCATTGGTTGTTCACCACCCAGACCAGGGCTCTACTGTCATTGTGCCCATCATATCGTGCATCATCGATGGCTTGCTCGAATACCACAGCACCAACCCTCCCTTCCCTTCTTTCATCTCCCTCGTCCGCCCTGACAGCAAT GTGGATTCCGAGGAGTTGGTCCTTGCATACGGGGAGATACTTCGAATCTTGACTCATTACAACAGACCAGTTTACAGGAGACACACCAAGGGTTCATCAACTTCATCCACAGAATCTTGTTCTGGTTCGTGCTCGAGGCCATTGTCACCCTGGATCACTGACATGTTGCTCCAAGCACCTCAACGTATCCGGACTCATTACTTCCGTTG GTGTGGAGGCGTGGCCGGGACATACGCACCTACACAGCTCAAACAGGCTTCCACTG GGAGGCATCATGTGCTCATGACATCCACTCCGATATGGGCAGTTGCTAACGGCACTGCAGTTATACTCAGCGTATGCGACGAAGAAGTTGCTCGTTACCAGACTGCTACGCTGACAGAAGCTGCTGTCCAAGCAGTCTTGCTTCCACCTGAAACAGCCCCTAAGGACGAGCATCCCATAGCCGACCTACCAGCTCTCGAGCCATACGCATGCCTCTTTCATCA ATACTACACGAGTTCAAGCCCGAGCGTGACCCAAAGGCTGCTTATGGAGCTGCTCGAAGCTCCACCATCATGGGCTCCTTGCGCACTCGAAGCAGCTGTGCAACTAGTGGAACTCCTTAGAGCAGCAGACCACCAAGCCTCAGACAACAAG CTTCCGAGGAATTGGATGTGCCTGCATTTCCTTCGTGCAATCGGAAATGCAATGTCCATGGAAGGCCAAATTGCTGCAGACGCTGCTGCTGCTTTACTGTTTCGGATACTCTCCCAACCTTCTTTACTCTTTCCTTTACAAAGCCAAACTGATGAG CCAAGAGAGTTACCTACGGCAGAAGAGATTGCATCGATGCTTTGTGCGAACGGCCTTGAGGTGGAGCGGAGAATATGCTTGATATGGGAAGCTGCTTATGGTTTGATCCCTCTAACTTCCTCCTCTACGGATCTCTCCATAATCGTGGCCGCGACTTCTCTGCAGCCGCCTATACTATCATGGAACTTGTACATTCCCCTTCTCAAAGTACTCGAGCATCTACCTCGTGGAAGTCCCTCCGAGAGCTCTCTGATGAAGATATTTGTCGCTACTGTCAAAGCAATCCTGAGTAGAACATTCCTGCCCGAGTCATGTAAAGAGCAGATTCAGAGAACAAGAAATGCGTACAAGACTCTAGTCGTTTGTGAGCTTCGAACAATAGTCCATTCTCTGTTCTTGGGGTCGTGTGCTTCTGTGGAGCTCGCTTCCCGCCTTCTCTTTGCTGTGCTGACTGTCTGCGTGAGTCATGAAGCAGAGCTCGGTGGCAGCAGGAGACGTGGAGCTGAGGAAGTCGAAAAATTGGCTAGTAAACAAGGGCCTATAGCAGCATTTGTTTCATATGTCGTTGCTGCTGTCTGCGCTCTCTCGTGTGAGCTACATACATACACTCTCATTTCATACCAGTTAGATGCCAGTGCCAAATGTAGGTCCATTGATCACACGCGACGAATACTAGCAGTTTTGGAAGCACTCATTTCTTCCGAACTCTCTAGTATTGGCACATCATGCAGCTATACCTCTGATGAGATAGTGGTCACTGTGATGGTTGCAGCTCACGTTTACGATCTATTTAGACGTTCCAAGGCCTGCAAGAAGGCTCTTTCGCTCATGATGAGGCGCAAGTGGGACAAGGAGATTCGTTCCCGAGCATCTTCCCTCTTCAAACTGATTGATGTCCAATGTAAATCTGTTGCATCCATAGCCGAGAGAGCAGGATCGTTGGAGGACTGGCTACTGTACGGGGTGTCTTCCCCTTTTCAGGGGAAGAAACGCAAGAAGAATGCTGGCTGTTTTCACTTTGGATCCGGCCAGGCATCTTCTTTGTTGTGTGAAAATGTAGCAGGTTCTGAGGCTTTGTGCATATGTGAGAAGGCTGAATCTAATTTTTCGACTGGCTTTAACTGCAGCAGGCAGGCTCTTAGATCCATCCTCGCGGAGAAACAGCAACTGTGCTTCTTGGTGGTTTCTTTGCTGTGGTACACCTTGATTGTATCACCTGAAATCCAGCCGAGAGCTGAGAGTTCGTCTGCGCAGCAAGGATGGAGGAAG GTGGTGGATGCTCTATGCAACGTCGTCTCAGCATCGCCAGCAAAAGCTGCAATCGCTGTCGTTGTTCAGGCAAGCAACGAATTGAGGCCTTGGACTGTTGAAGACGAAGATCATGGACAAAAGACGTGGAGAATCAACGAGAGAGTAGTGAAAGTGATTACTGAACTAATGAAAAGCCATGAGAATATACAGTCATTGATGATCATGGCTAGTTCGTCCGAGCTTCTCCTCCGAGCAACTGATGGAATCCTGATCGATGAAGGAGCATCCACATTGGCTCAACTCGAGGTGCTGGAAGCTGCAGCTAGAGCAGTTCACCCGATGCTCAGATGGGGGGATCCCGGATTGGCAGTGGCGGAGGGTGTTGTAGACGTACTGAAG TGCCGCCTTGATGCAACTGCTCGTTGCATTTCCCATCCGAGGGCTCGTGTTCGATCCCTCAGCAACTCTGTGCTCCACACACTGGTGCACGTTGGCTCAAGGTGCAAACCCTCAGCTACAGGCATCGTTGGGATGAAAGACGCCGTGGACAAGtgtttggagttggaaactcgtAGGCGGCTCGAGGCAGGCTTGCCGGTGAACTTCGTCCAAGCCATTGCAAAGGAATTAAGCTGTTGCACCATATCCTCTTGA
- the LOC121809834 gene encoding carboxypeptidase SOL1-like: MIFSLLFLCLNLSTLFRFSSAGGAALQNYNQSDYDDSIYGRSGRRLYAANDFKISEEDYNAMLEKLAQGYMSNSDLERAMQEFNSRCPNISRVYSIGKSVLGVPLLAIEISDSPGNMDAKPSFKFVGNVHGNEPVGRELLLMLANWLCDNYLKDSLVTTIVDGVHLHILPSMNPDGYAQRRRNNANHIDLNRDFPDQFFPVNDDMDLRQPETKAMLNWMEDIHFTASATLHGGALVANYPWDGTEDKRRDYFGCPDDKTFRFLASLYSRSHYNMSLSKEFPDGITNGAFWYPIYGGMQDWNYIHSGCFELTLEISDNKWPDASELPTIWDHNRMSMLNLVGSVIKTGIHGRVLSSDGIPLPALIDIWGINYTITAGKKFGEYYRLLAPGEKYEVIASMPGYRSKRACVILGEGAVTVDFVLDPETSSTHSESRVLEDYAGCYYDSKPSLQVIDFLPVTQLEISVLLFVMLGLLCFLMQRRARRNQKQMHVSLPRRAAVV, translated from the exons ATGATAttctctctcctctttctctGTCTAAACCTTTCAACTCTTTTCCGCTTCTCTTCCGCCGGAGGCGCTGCCCTCCAGAATTACAATCAATCAG ATTATGATGATAGTATCTATGGGCGTTCTGGGAGGCGGTTGTATGCAGCCAACGACTTTAAGATATCTGAGGAAGATTACAATGCGATGCT TGAAAAGTTAGCACAAGGCTACATGAGTAATTCTGATCTTGAGAGGGCAATGCAGGAATTTAACAGCCGTTGTCCAAACATCTCCAGAGTTTACAG CATCGGGAAGAGTGTACTCGGAGTTCCTTTG TTGGCTATTGAAATTTCGGACTCGCCTGGGAATATGGATGCTAAGCCGTCTTTCAAG TTTGTTGGAAATGTGCACGGCAATGAACCTGTAGGGCGTGAACTCCTAttgatgctagctaattggctTTGTGATAATTATTTGAAGGACTCGTTG GTAACCACAATTGTAGATGGTGTTCATCTTCATATACTTCCGTCCATGAACCCTGATGGTTATGCTCAGAGGAGGCGCAATAATGCGAACCACATTGATCTGAATCGTGATTTTCCAGACCAG TTCTTTCCTGTGAATGATGATATGGACTTGAGGCAACCCGAAACAAAAGCCATGTTGAATTGGATGGAAGATATACACTTCACAGCATCTGCCACTCTGCATGGG GGAGCATTGGTGGCAAACTATCCATGGGATGGAACTGAAGATAAAAG GAGAGATTACTTTGGTTGCCCAGATGACAAGACTTTCAGATTTTTGGCCAGTTTATACAGTAGATCCCACTACAATATGTCTCTGAGCAAGGAGTTCCCCGATGGAATTACAAATGGTGCATTTTG GTATCCAATATATGGTGGTATGCAAGATTGGAATTATATTCACTCTGGCTGCTTTGAACTCACTCTAGAGATTAGTGATAATAAATGGCCTGATGCTAGTGAG CTTCCAACTATATGGGATCATAACAGAATGAGCATGCTAAACCTTGTTGGAAGCGTAATCAAG ACAGGTATACACGGACGAGTTTTGTCATCAGATGGAATACCTTTGCCTGCATTAATAGATATTTGGGGAATAAATTACACG ATTACTGCTGGAAAAAAATTTGGTGAATACTACCGTTTGCTAGCTCCGGGAGAAAAGTATGAAG TTATTGCAAGTATGCCCGGATACAGATCGAAGAGGGCTTGTGTTATACTCGGAGAAGGAGCAGTGACAGTAGATTTTGTTCTTGATCCAGAGACCAGTAGCACACACAGCGAAAGTCGGGTTTTGGAGGATTATGCTGGATGCTACTACGACAGCAAGCCTAGTCTTCAAGTCATCGATTTTTTGCCCGTGACACAGTTGGAAATTTCTGTACTGTTGTTTGTAATGTTAGGACTTCTTTGTTTCCTAATGCAGAGGAGAGCAAGAAGAAACCAAAAACAGATGCATGTATCTCTGCCCAGAAGAGCAGCTGTTGTctga